One genomic window of Streptomonospora nanhaiensis includes the following:
- a CDS encoding iron-containing alcohol dehydrogenase family protein, whose protein sequence is MLAAPLAIDVRRGAIGSLGTVLADRRIANEGRIAVAVGPGQGSQIAAELDLPHCEVFKVEGGSVDVATELGKKLRAGAYEAVAGIGGGKTIDVTKYAASMAGIPMVAVATNLSHDGIASPVSSLEHESGKGSYGVTMPVAVVVDVDYVRAAPQRLVRSGIGDAVSNLSAIADWELAGREQGEPVDGMAVTFARVAAEAILNRQDSVDSQDFLTALAEALVLSGMAMSVAGSSRPASGACHEVLHAIDQLYPGTSNHGELAGVGALYAYFLRSRYQGEGESRLEDIRACLLRHGLPVVPADIGLDEEQFARAVAHAPSTRPGRYTVLEHLALSDDEIRRSVGEYAKTVGR, encoded by the coding sequence ATGCTCGCCGCCCCCCTGGCGATCGACGTCCGCCGGGGCGCCATCGGCTCGCTGGGCACCGTGCTCGCCGACCGCCGCATCGCCAACGAGGGCCGCATCGCGGTGGCGGTCGGCCCCGGGCAGGGCTCCCAGATCGCCGCCGAACTCGACCTGCCGCACTGCGAGGTGTTCAAGGTCGAGGGCGGCAGCGTGGACGTCGCCACCGAGCTGGGCAAGAAGCTGCGCGCGGGCGCCTATGAGGCCGTGGCCGGAATCGGCGGCGGCAAGACCATCGACGTCACCAAGTACGCCGCCTCGATGGCCGGCATCCCCATGGTCGCGGTGGCCACCAACCTCTCCCACGACGGCATCGCCTCGCCGGTCAGCTCCCTGGAGCACGAGAGCGGCAAGGGCTCTTACGGAGTCACCATGCCGGTGGCGGTCGTGGTCGACGTCGACTACGTGCGCGCCGCGCCGCAGCGGCTGGTGCGCTCGGGGATCGGCGACGCCGTGAGCAACCTCTCGGCCATCGCCGACTGGGAGCTGGCAGGCCGCGAGCAGGGCGAACCCGTCGACGGCATGGCGGTGACCTTCGCCCGCGTGGCAGCCGAGGCCATCCTCAACCGGCAGGACTCCGTGGACTCCCAGGACTTCCTGACCGCGCTGGCCGAGGCGCTGGTGCTGTCGGGCATGGCGATGTCGGTGGCCGGCTCCAGCCGCCCCGCCAGCGGCGCCTGCCACGAGGTGCTGCACGCCATCGACCAGCTCTACCCCGGCACCAGCAACCACGGGGAGCTGGCGGGGGTGGGCGCGCTCTACGCCTACTTCCTGCGCAGCCGCTACCAGGGCGAGGGGGAGTCCCGCCTGGAGGACATCCGCGCCTGCCTGCTGCGCCACGGGCTGCCCGTCGTGCCCGCCGACATCGGCCTGGACGAGGAGCAGTTCGCCCGCGCGGTGGCCCACGCCCCCTCCACGCGCCCGGGACGCTACACCGTCCTGGAGCACCTTGCCCTGTCGGACGACGAGATCAGGCGGAGCGTCGGTGAGTATGCCAAGACCGTCGGTCGCTGA
- a CDS encoding CDP-alcohol phosphatidyltransferase family protein: protein MPRPSVAEVRAGGQPEGVKERVNEEHWAGRLYMRDISPYLSTLFVRLGVPPNPITYLMMVCGVLAGVVLAFGGLWSALAALLLVQVYLLLDCSDGEVARFTGRTSTAGIYLDRIGHYLAEIALLIGLGIRAQGEFAAGDWVVAGMAAALGAAVIKVETDNVVVARAKAGLPEKVADAALQPRSAGLGLARKAAAALRFHRVIQAVELSLLVAAVAVVDAVRGDLLATRALVAVCVAVAVLQSVLHLVSVLASRRLE, encoded by the coding sequence ATGCCAAGACCGTCGGTCGCTGAGGTCCGCGCCGGCGGCCAGCCCGAGGGCGTCAAGGAGCGCGTCAACGAGGAGCACTGGGCCGGCCGCCTCTACATGCGCGACATCTCCCCCTACCTCAGCACCCTGTTCGTCCGGCTGGGCGTGCCGCCCAACCCCATCACCTACCTGATGATGGTGTGCGGGGTGCTGGCCGGGGTGGTCCTGGCGTTCGGCGGGCTGTGGTCGGCGCTGGCGGCGCTGCTGCTGGTGCAGGTCTACCTGCTGCTGGACTGCTCCGACGGCGAGGTCGCGCGCTTCACCGGCCGCACCAGCACGGCCGGCATCTACCTCGACCGCATCGGCCACTACCTGGCCGAGATCGCGCTGCTGATCGGCCTGGGCATCCGCGCCCAGGGCGAGTTCGCGGCGGGCGACTGGGTGGTCGCCGGCATGGCCGCCGCCCTGGGGGCCGCGGTGATCAAGGTCGAGACCGACAACGTGGTCGTGGCCCGCGCCAAGGCCGGGCTGCCCGAGAAGGTCGCCGACGCCGCGCTCCAGCCGCGCTCGGCCGGCCTGGGCCTGGCCCGCAAGGCCGCCGCCGCGCTGCGGTTCCACCGGGTAATCCAGGCGGTGGAGCTGTCCCTGCTGGTGGCGGCGGTGGCCGTGGTCGACGCCGTGCGCGGCGACCTGCTGGCCACCCGGGCGCTGGTGGCCGTGTGCGTGGCCGTGGCGGTGCTGCAGTCGGTGCTGCACCTGGTCAGCGTGCTGGCCTCGCGCCGGCTGGAGTAG
- a CDS encoding glycosyltransferase family 2 protein, translated as MKITCVLLTMGDRPAELRRAIDSVREQRDADIELVVVSNGCALPRLPDDVITVQLPENVGIPEGRNHGVKAGTGDIILFLDDDGWYRSPEVARHISAKFAADPRLGAISLRIADPDGGPDQRRHVPRLRVGDPHRSSRVTTFLGGASAVRRSAFEKCGGLPGDFFYAHEETDLAWRIMDAGYHIEYDAEAVMYHPAVPPTRHAEFYRLNARNRVWLARRNLPWPLALVYLADWVAITLLRERRSREALAAWFRGFREGWREDCGPRNPIKWSTAWRMTLTGRPPII; from the coding sequence ATGAAGATCACCTGCGTCCTCCTGACCATGGGCGACCGCCCGGCCGAACTCCGCCGCGCCATCGACAGCGTGCGCGAGCAGCGGGACGCCGACATCGAACTGGTCGTGGTCAGCAACGGGTGCGCCCTTCCCCGGCTGCCCGACGACGTCATCACGGTGCAACTCCCCGAGAACGTCGGCATCCCCGAGGGCCGCAACCACGGCGTGAAGGCCGGCACCGGCGACATCATCCTGTTCCTCGACGACGACGGCTGGTACCGCTCGCCCGAGGTCGCCCGGCACATCAGCGCCAAGTTCGCGGCCGACCCCCGGCTCGGCGCGATCTCGCTGCGGATCGCCGACCCCGACGGCGGCCCCGACCAGCGGCGGCACGTCCCGCGCCTGCGCGTGGGCGACCCCCACCGCTCCAGCCGCGTCACCACCTTCCTGGGCGGCGCCAGCGCCGTGCGGCGCAGCGCCTTCGAGAAGTGCGGCGGCCTGCCCGGCGACTTCTTCTACGCCCACGAGGAGACCGACCTCGCCTGGCGGATCATGGACGCCGGCTACCACATCGAGTACGACGCCGAAGCCGTCATGTACCACCCGGCCGTGCCGCCCACGCGGCACGCCGAGTTCTACCGGCTCAACGCCCGCAACCGGGTGTGGCTGGCGCGCCGCAACCTCCCGTGGCCGCTGGCGCTGGTCTACCTGGCCGACTGGGTGGCGATCACCCTGCTGCGCGAGCGCCGGTCGCGCGAGGCGCTGGCGGCGTGGTTCCGCGGCTTCCGCGAGGGCTGGCGCGAGGACTGCGGTCCGCGCAACCCCATCAAGTGGTCCACGGCCTGGCGCATGACCCTGACCGGCCGCCCGCCCATCATCTGA
- a CDS encoding glycosyltransferase family 4 protein: MHALVATVVHHPEDARILHRQIRALLDAGHRVTYIAPFADRGVTPWQELTPVDVPRAAGRRRVGSLRAARAALARHAADADLLLFHDPELLLALPRRRPVTVWDVHEDAAAALLTKPWMPRPLRRPLGPVVRGFERHAEQRMHLILAEEGYRGRFALPHPVVPNTTYVPDRPERAPGTDRVVYLGHLSAARGAHELVEMGRRLRPHGVRVEVIGAADPSIRPMLRQAQLEEAIHWYGFVPNDQALRMVSGAMAGICLLQDTPNYRSSLPTKVVEYMAHGLPVITTPNPAAVSLVTQRPEGDCGLVVPFGDAAAAADAVLRLRSDSDLRNRQAATGHRIARTSYHWPVQAELFVRQLEEWAAAAGPHPAAPGTPDTLPLPVQAPAPLEAVAPVAEPAKRLPL, from the coding sequence ATGCACGCTCTCGTGGCCACGGTGGTCCACCATCCGGAGGACGCGCGCATCCTGCACCGCCAGATCCGCGCCCTGCTCGACGCCGGGCACCGCGTCACCTACATCGCGCCCTTCGCCGACCGCGGCGTCACCCCGTGGCAGGAGCTGACCCCGGTCGACGTCCCGCGCGCGGCCGGGCGCCGCCGCGTCGGCTCGCTGCGCGCGGCCCGCGCCGCTCTGGCCCGCCACGCCGCCGACGCCGACCTCCTGCTCTTCCACGACCCCGAACTCCTGCTGGCCCTGCCGCGCCGCCGCCCAGTCACCGTGTGGGACGTCCACGAGGACGCCGCCGCCGCCCTGCTCACCAAGCCGTGGATGCCCCGGCCGCTGCGCCGGCCGCTGGGCCCGGTGGTGCGCGGCTTCGAGCGCCACGCCGAGCAGCGCATGCACCTCATCCTCGCCGAGGAGGGCTACCGCGGCCGGTTCGCCCTGCCGCACCCGGTGGTGCCCAACACCACCTACGTGCCCGACCGCCCCGAGCGCGCCCCCGGCACCGACCGGGTCGTCTACCTCGGCCACCTCTCGGCCGCGCGCGGCGCCCACGAACTCGTCGAGATGGGCCGCCGGCTGCGCCCCCACGGCGTGCGGGTCGAGGTGATCGGCGCCGCCGACCCCAGCATCCGGCCGATGCTGCGCCAGGCCCAGCTCGAAGAGGCCATCCACTGGTACGGGTTCGTGCCCAACGACCAGGCGCTGCGCATGGTCAGCGGCGCCATGGCGGGTATCTGCCTGCTCCAGGACACCCCCAACTACCGCAGCTCGCTGCCGACCAAGGTCGTGGAGTACATGGCGCACGGCCTGCCGGTCATCACCACGCCCAACCCGGCGGCGGTCTCGCTGGTCACCCAGCGCCCCGAGGGCGACTGCGGGCTCGTGGTGCCCTTCGGCGACGCCGCCGCCGCGGCCGACGCCGTGCTGCGCCTGCGCTCCGACTCCGACCTGCGCAACCGCCAGGCCGCCACCGGCCACCGGATCGCGCGCACGTCCTACCACTGGCCGGTGCAGGCGGAGCTGTTCGTGCGCCAGCTGGAGGAGTGGGCCGCCGCGGCCGGGCCGCACCCCGCCGCCCCTGGCACCCCCGACACCCTGCCGCTGCCCGTGCAGGCCCCGGCGCCCCTGGAGGCCGTGGCGCCCGTCGCCGAACCCGCCAAGCGGCTGCCGCTCTAG
- a CDS encoding nucleotide sugar dehydrogenase: MDVATSTSDLVVIGLGYVGLPLAHQATRSGLTVTGLDVSAPVVEGLNAGRSHVDDLDSADIAEMREGGFTATTDASVIAGARNVVICVPTPLSAEGGPDLGAVTGAARSIAAHLSPGTLVVLESTTYPGTTEEVVRPLLEDSGLVAGADFHLAFSPERIDPGNPTYGVANTPKVVGGLTERCGEVAAAFYGRFIENVVRARGTREAEMAKLLENTYRHVNIALVNEMAIFCQEMGVDLWDSIACAATKPFGFQAFYPGPGVGGHCIPIDPNYLSYKVKTLGYPFRFVELAQEINARMPSYVLQRAQEMLNDAGLALSRSRVLLLGVTYKADIADQRESPARPVARKLAEKGATLTYHDPHVEEWSINGEPLPRATDLEQAMAEADLTILLTDHSAYTPKLLTENARMLLDTRGVLRRLDPQAVADHRRTTAVIERDGIQVL, from the coding sequence GTGGACGTCGCTACCTCAACCTCGGACCTGGTCGTCATCGGACTGGGCTATGTCGGCCTGCCGCTGGCGCACCAGGCCACTCGTTCCGGGCTCACCGTCACGGGGCTGGACGTCAGCGCCCCGGTCGTGGAGGGGCTGAACGCCGGCCGCTCGCACGTCGACGACCTCGACTCCGCCGACATCGCCGAGATGCGCGAGGGCGGGTTCACCGCCACCACCGACGCCTCGGTGATCGCCGGCGCGCGCAACGTCGTCATCTGCGTGCCCACCCCGCTGTCGGCCGAGGGCGGCCCCGACCTCGGCGCGGTCACCGGCGCGGCCCGGTCCATCGCGGCGCACCTGTCGCCGGGCACCCTCGTCGTGCTGGAGTCCACCACCTACCCGGGCACCACCGAGGAGGTCGTGCGCCCGCTGCTGGAGGACTCCGGCCTGGTCGCCGGCGCCGACTTCCACCTCGCCTTCTCGCCCGAGCGCATCGACCCGGGCAACCCCACCTACGGCGTGGCCAACACCCCCAAGGTCGTGGGCGGCCTGACCGAGCGCTGCGGCGAGGTCGCCGCCGCCTTCTACGGCCGGTTCATCGAGAACGTCGTGCGCGCCCGCGGCACCCGCGAGGCCGAGATGGCCAAGCTGCTGGAGAACACCTACCGGCACGTCAACATCGCGCTGGTCAACGAAATGGCCATCTTCTGCCAGGAGATGGGCGTCGACCTGTGGGACTCCATCGCCTGCGCCGCCACCAAGCCGTTCGGGTTCCAGGCGTTCTACCCGGGCCCGGGCGTGGGCGGCCACTGCATCCCCATCGACCCCAACTACCTCTCCTACAAGGTCAAGACCCTGGGCTACCCGTTCCGGTTCGTGGAGCTGGCCCAGGAGATCAACGCCCGCATGCCCAGCTACGTGCTGCAGCGGGCCCAGGAGATGCTCAACGACGCCGGGCTGGCGCTGTCGCGCTCGCGCGTGCTGCTGCTGGGGGTCACCTACAAGGCCGACATCGCCGACCAGCGGGAGTCGCCGGCCCGCCCGGTCGCCCGCAAGCTCGCCGAGAAGGGCGCCACGCTCACCTACCACGACCCCCACGTCGAGGAGTGGAGCATCAACGGCGAGCCGCTGCCGCGCGCGACCGACCTGGAGCAGGCCATGGCCGAGGCCGACCTCACCATCCTGCTGACCGACCACAGCGCCTACACGCCCAAGCTGCTGACCGAGAACGCGCGCATGCTGCTGGACACCCGGGGCGTGCTGCGCCGGCTCGACCCGCAGGCCGTGGCCGACCACCGGCGTACAACGGCGGTCATCGAGCGGGACGGAATTCAGGTCCTGTAA
- a CDS encoding glycosyltransferase family 4 protein → MVGYPTVRNIVKAASFTATLTLRHLRDEPARLPLLALRLLPDRVRAGARGAMGRTGALPRAYALWDAGRRAEAVDTVRGAAHGASPRRLARLTAFALAVERPEVAEELIGRLPEGRRRAGLAHRLALTTGRAVREHAAAPAGSQSHPPTVAPGEGTRHHGTMNDQVSADTGRTVHRVLHLVTNALPHTNAGYTQRTHRIALGQRAAGLDPHVVTRVGYPLTKGIPDTRLRVEVDGVPYHRLLPWTAPADDAAELRAGVRLALPLVRRLAPDVLHAASNHGNARVALEVGRRLGLPVVYEVRGFLEESWLSRDPSRSTEDAFYTTERARETACMHAADLVVTLGETMRAEIVGRGVDPAKVVVVPNAVDEAFLEPLPDASGLRRELGIGADDFVVGTTTSCYSYEGLDTLVDAVAELRRRGLAAHALIVGDGPELGALRERAAEAGLEGAAHFPGRVPAAEVRRYHAALDVFAVPRRDERVSRLVTPLKPVEAMAGGLPVVAGDLEALREIVEPGTTGELVPPGRPDALAECLEKLAADPGTRRAYGRAARERVGRDRTWEAAAHRYIAAYSGLRG, encoded by the coding sequence ATGGTTGGATACCCCACCGTGCGCAACATCGTGAAAGCGGCTTCCTTTACCGCGACTCTGACCCTTCGGCATCTTCGCGACGAGCCCGCCCGGTTGCCTCTGCTGGCGCTCCGGCTGCTGCCGGACCGGGTGAGGGCGGGTGCGCGCGGTGCCATGGGCCGCACCGGTGCGCTGCCCCGGGCCTACGCCCTGTGGGACGCGGGTCGCCGCGCGGAGGCGGTCGACACGGTCCGCGGCGCCGCTCATGGAGCCTCCCCTCGTCGCCTCGCCCGACTGACCGCGTTCGCACTGGCGGTCGAGCGGCCCGAGGTCGCCGAGGAGCTTATCGGGAGACTGCCCGAGGGCAGGCGCAGGGCCGGACTGGCGCACCGACTGGCGCTGACCACGGGGCGAGCCGTGCGCGAGCACGCCGCGGCCCCGGCGGGCAGCCAGTCGCACCCTCCCACGGTAGCGCCGGGGGAGGGAACGCGACACCACGGCACGATGAACGATCAGGTATCGGCCGATACCGGTCGCACCGTCCACCGCGTCCTGCACCTAGTCACCAACGCGTTGCCGCACACCAACGCCGGCTACACCCAGCGCACCCACCGCATCGCCCTGGGCCAGCGCGCCGCCGGGCTGGACCCCCACGTCGTGACGCGGGTGGGCTACCCGCTGACCAAGGGGATCCCCGACACCCGCCTGCGCGTGGAGGTCGACGGCGTCCCCTACCACCGGCTGCTGCCCTGGACCGCCCCGGCCGACGACGCCGCCGAGCTGCGCGCCGGGGTGCGGCTGGCGCTGCCGCTGGTGCGGCGCCTGGCGCCCGACGTGCTGCACGCCGCCAGCAACCACGGCAACGCGCGGGTGGCGCTGGAGGTGGGCCGGCGGCTGGGCCTGCCGGTTGTCTACGAGGTCCGCGGCTTCCTGGAGGAGTCCTGGCTCTCGCGCGACCCCTCGCGCAGCACCGAGGACGCCTTCTACACCACCGAGCGCGCGCGAGAGACCGCCTGCATGCACGCCGCCGACCTGGTGGTCACGCTGGGCGAGACCATGCGCGCCGAGATCGTGGGGCGCGGGGTCGACCCGGCCAAGGTCGTCGTGGTGCCCAACGCGGTGGACGAGGCGTTCCTGGAGCCGCTGCCCGACGCCTCGGGCCTGCGCCGCGAACTGGGCATCGGCGCCGACGACTTCGTGGTCGGCACCACCACCAGCTGCTACAGCTACGAGGGGCTGGACACCCTGGTCGACGCCGTCGCCGAGCTGCGCCGGCGCGGGCTGGCCGCCCACGCCCTGATCGTGGGCGACGGCCCCGAGCTGGGCGCGCTGCGCGAGCGCGCCGCCGAGGCCGGGCTGGAGGGCGCCGCGCACTTCCCCGGCCGGGTGCCCGCCGCCGAGGTGCGCCGCTACCACGCGGCGCTGGACGTGTTCGCGGTGCCGCGCCGCGACGAGCGGGTGAGCCGCCTGGTGACCCCGCTCAAGCCCGTGGAGGCGATGGCCGGGGGCCTGCCCGTGGTGGCGGGCGACCTGGAGGCGCTGCGCGAGATCGTGGAGCCCGGCACCACCGGCGAACTCGTGCCCCCGGGGCGCCCCGACGCGCTGGCCGAGTGCCTGGAGAAGCTGGCCGCCGACCCCGGCACCCGCCGGGCCTACGGCCGGGCCGCGCGCGAGCGCGTAGGCCGCGACCGCACCTGGGAGGCCGCCGCGCACCGCTACATCGCCGCCTACTCCGGCCTGCGGGGCTGA
- the wecB gene encoding non-hydrolyzing UDP-N-acetylglucosamine 2-epimerase: MHIVGARPNFVKAAPVVAALAKRGVRQSVVHTGQHYDDRMSAVFFRELGLPRPDVDLGVGSGSHAEQTAALMVGLEREFISRSPGLVVVYGDVNSTLAAGLVAAKLHIPVAHVEAGLRSFDWTMPEEVNRRLTDQLSDVLFATSPEAVGHLAAEGVAVDRVHFVGNPMIDTLLGNIDRFDTEALRSRVELPESYVAATLHRPANVDNPEVVARLVARLHEVADQIDVVMPVHPRGRAALTAAGLAEHPRMHLLEPLGYIDFVTLVRASTAVVTDSGGVQEETTILRVPCLTLRPNTERPVTITHGSNRLVVDSELPGLVSKLLAGERLGASAVADVPPLWDGHAGERIATILADR; encoded by the coding sequence GTGCACATCGTCGGCGCGCGCCCGAACTTCGTCAAGGCGGCGCCGGTCGTGGCGGCCCTGGCCAAGCGCGGCGTCCGCCAGTCGGTGGTGCACACCGGCCAGCACTACGACGACCGCATGTCGGCGGTGTTCTTCCGCGAGCTGGGCCTGCCCCGGCCCGACGTCGACCTGGGCGTGGGATCGGGCTCGCACGCCGAGCAGACCGCCGCGCTGATGGTGGGCCTGGAGCGAGAGTTCATCTCGCGTTCACCGGGCCTGGTCGTGGTCTACGGCGACGTCAACTCCACCCTCGCCGCCGGGCTGGTCGCCGCCAAGCTGCACATCCCCGTCGCCCACGTCGAGGCCGGGCTGCGCTCCTTCGACTGGACGATGCCCGAGGAGGTCAACCGCCGCCTCACCGACCAGCTCTCCGACGTCCTCTTCGCCACCAGCCCCGAGGCGGTCGGCCACCTCGCCGCCGAGGGCGTGGCCGTGGACCGGGTGCACTTCGTCGGCAACCCGATGATCGACACCCTGCTGGGCAACATCGACCGCTTCGACACCGAGGCCCTGCGCTCCCGCGTGGAGCTGCCGGAGTCCTACGTGGCGGCCACCCTGCACCGCCCGGCCAACGTCGACAACCCCGAGGTCGTGGCCCGGCTGGTGGCGCGGCTGCACGAGGTCGCCGACCAGATCGACGTCGTCATGCCGGTGCACCCGCGCGGCCGGGCCGCGCTCACCGCCGCCGGGCTGGCCGAGCACCCGCGCATGCACCTGCTGGAGCCGCTGGGCTACATCGACTTCGTGACCCTGGTGCGCGCCTCGACCGCCGTGGTCACCGACTCCGGCGGCGTGCAGGAGGAGACCACCATCCTGCGCGTCCCGTGCCTCACCCTGCGCCCCAACACCGAGCGCCCGGTTACGATCACCCATGGCAGCAACCGGCTCGTCGTCGACTCCGAGCTCCCCGGCCTGGTCTCCAAGCTCCTGGCGGGCGAGCGCCTCGGCGCGAGCGCGGTCGCCGACGTGCCGCCGCTGTGGGACGGCCACGCCGGCGAGCGCATCGCCACCATCCTGGCGGACCGGTGA
- a CDS encoding glycosyltransferase, producing the protein MTQGLAAAGCEATLLLKAPVTTDRLVAPLTTVPGVVVRRTYEERLVPDAGPRGLTPDQAVELITRLDAEQRFDLIVVRGKRLAIAAAQTEALAGRLWTYLTDVPQTVAEMTATSVSEITDIAVASRFLLCQTEELRGFLESTIPAACGKSVLFPPVVVTPEGVSGSGAPHEPLKLVYTGKFAQRWNTLEMTELPAALAARGVPAELHMIGDKVHRDDPDWAKRMSKALESASGVVWHGGKPRAEALRLSAECDVGLSWRAPEMDASLELSTKVLELGSLGLPVVVNRTPMHERLLGADYPLYAGETLDSVADTLTLAADPEIYREAAERCRAAAADFTLERAAARLRGYLDLACPPAPAGADPERPLKVVIAGHDLKFFTRLAEYLMSLPGLDVRLDEWEALRSHDQYRSKELAAWADVVICEWCGPNALFYAEHKRPDQRLVVRLHRFELYAEWPRKLDIEKVDAVVCVSPYYASLTRELAGYPADKVVVLPNWVDVAQLDRPKLPGAEYTLGMIGIAPSRKRLDRGIEVLGELRRRDPRYTLAVKSKQPWDYWWVWNRPEEREYYERTYRMVQRDPLLSEGVVFDPFGPDVATWLRRVGFMLSTSDDESFHLAPAECAASGGVPAVLTWPGADTIYSARWLHESTEAMADAIHAIVSEGRFDAARRAAQAEINENYSLSRVCDLWTDLIVHGKVPAEPEPGAVVRA; encoded by the coding sequence ATGACCCAGGGCCTGGCGGCGGCCGGGTGCGAGGCCACTCTGCTGCTGAAGGCGCCGGTGACGACCGATCGGCTGGTGGCGCCGCTCACCACGGTCCCGGGTGTGGTCGTGCGCCGCACCTACGAGGAGCGGCTGGTTCCCGACGCCGGCCCGCGCGGGCTCACCCCCGACCAGGCGGTGGAGCTGATCACCCGGCTCGACGCCGAGCAGCGCTTCGACCTCATCGTGGTGCGCGGCAAGCGGCTGGCCATCGCGGCGGCCCAGACCGAGGCGCTGGCGGGCCGGCTGTGGACCTACCTCACCGACGTCCCCCAGACCGTGGCCGAGATGACCGCCACCTCGGTCTCGGAGATCACCGACATCGCGGTGGCCTCGCGGTTCCTGCTGTGCCAGACCGAGGAGCTGCGCGGCTTCCTGGAGAGCACCATCCCCGCCGCCTGCGGCAAGAGCGTGCTGTTCCCGCCGGTCGTGGTGACCCCCGAGGGGGTGTCCGGCTCGGGCGCGCCGCACGAGCCGCTCAAGCTCGTCTACACCGGCAAGTTCGCCCAGCGGTGGAACACCCTGGAGATGACCGAGCTGCCGGCGGCCCTGGCCGCGCGCGGCGTGCCCGCCGAGCTGCACATGATCGGCGACAAGGTGCACCGCGACGACCCCGACTGGGCCAAGCGCATGAGCAAGGCGCTGGAGTCCGCCTCCGGCGTGGTGTGGCACGGCGGCAAGCCGCGGGCCGAGGCGCTGCGGCTGTCGGCCGAGTGCGACGTCGGCCTGTCCTGGCGCGCCCCCGAGATGGACGCCAGCCTGGAGCTGTCGACCAAGGTCTTGGAGCTGGGCTCGCTGGGCCTGCCGGTGGTGGTCAACCGCACCCCCATGCACGAGCGGCTGCTGGGCGCCGACTACCCCCTCTACGCCGGGGAGACCCTGGACTCCGTCGCCGACACCCTGACGCTGGCCGCCGACCCCGAGATCTACCGCGAGGCGGCCGAGCGCTGCCGCGCGGCGGCGGCCGACTTCACCCTGGAGCGGGCCGCGGCGCGGCTGCGCGGCTACCTCGACCTCGCGTGCCCGCCGGCGCCGGCCGGCGCCGACCCCGAGCGCCCGCTGAAGGTGGTCATCGCCGGCCACGACCTGAAGTTCTTCACCCGGCTGGCCGAGTACCTGATGTCGCTGCCGGGGCTGGACGTCCGCCTGGACGAGTGGGAGGCGCTGCGCTCCCACGACCAGTACCGCAGCAAGGAGCTGGCGGCCTGGGCGGACGTGGTCATCTGCGAGTGGTGCGGGCCCAACGCGCTGTTCTACGCCGAGCACAAGCGGCCCGACCAGCGGCTCGTGGTGCGGCTGCACCGGTTCGAGCTGTACGCGGAGTGGCCGCGCAAGCTCGACATCGAGAAGGTCGACGCGGTGGTGTGCGTCAGCCCCTACTACGCGTCGCTCACCCGCGAGCTGGCCGGCTACCCCGCCGACAAGGTCGTCGTGCTGCCCAACTGGGTGGACGTCGCCCAGCTGGACCGGCCCAAGCTGCCCGGTGCCGAGTACACGCTCGGCATGATCGGGATCGCCCCCTCGCGCAAGCGGCTGGACCGCGGCATCGAGGTCCTGGGCGAGCTGCGGCGCCGCGACCCGCGCTACACGCTGGCCGTGAAGTCCAAGCAGCCCTGGGACTACTGGTGGGTGTGGAACCGCCCCGAGGAGCGCGAGTACTACGAGCGCACCTACCGCATGGTGCAGCGCGACCCGCTGCTGTCGGAGGGCGTGGTGTTCGACCCGTTCGGCCCCGACGTCGCCACGTGGCTGCGCCGGGTCGGGTTCATGCTCTCCACCAGCGACGACGAAAGCTTCCACCTGGCCCCGGCCGAGTGCGCGGCCTCGGGCGGCGTCCCCGCGGTGCTGACCTGGCCGGGCGCGGACACGATCTACTCCGCGCGGTGGCTCCACGAGAGCACCGAGGCGATGGCCGACGCCATCCACGCGATCGTCAGCGAGGGCCGGTTCGACGCCGCGCGCCGCGCGGCCCAGGCCGAGATCAACGAGAACTACTCGCTGTCCCGCGTCTGCGACCTGTGGACCGACCTGATCGTGCACGGCAAGGTCCCCGCCGAGCCGGAGCCGGGCGCGGTGGTCCGGGCCTGA